The following coding sequences lie in one Epinephelus moara isolate mb chromosome 17, YSFRI_EMoa_1.0, whole genome shotgun sequence genomic window:
- the ccl36.1 gene encoding C-C motif chemokine 36.1 gives MRASHILLLCILGYAMLSSVICQHGNGPDDCCFSFYPRRLNKNLISSYGMTDYRCTKSGIVLISKKGRRICVDPNVSWVQGIMRWVDEKTL, from the exons ATGAGGGCCAGTCACATCCTCCTGCTCTGCATCCTGGGATACGCAATGCTTTCCTCAGTGATCTGCCAGC acGGAAATGGTCCTGACGACTGCTGCTTCTCATTCTACCCGAGAAGACTGAACAAAAATCTCATCAGCTCATATGGCATGACTGATTACAGATGCACAAAGAGTGGAATCGT tcTGATTTCAAAAAAGGGTCGTCGCATCTGTGTGGATCCGAATGTTTCCTGGGTTCAGGGCATCATGAGATGGGTGGATGAAAAGACCCTTTGA
- the LOC126404213 gene encoding uncharacterized protein LOC126404213 has translation MHWLLQATGALLNILWIGLFLTPQPFSEFEQTESTDEEEMFCFPPPPVEIPSNKTNNTKTTFPAHPATAPGSEPTIVDSDNLGLTGSYPELEPTTRGSYPEVEPTTRGSYPEVEQTTRGSYPELEQTTRGSYPELEQTTRGSYPEVEPTPVSCCFEFFSGRVPLKDIKGYRKSPPMCPVEAIVIFTTTTLCVDPNAAWVKRLLITLDENGKGVNPDDSHSTPAPGSESATMPGLLLFFVVFFILSSVRSHKNPILQPACF, from the exons ATGCACTGGCTTCTCCAGGCCACTGGGGCTCTCCTGAACATTTTATGGATTGGCCTTTTTTTAACACCCCAACCGTTCTCAG AGTTTGAGCAGACAGAAAGCACCGATGAGGAGgagatgttttgttttcctcctccaCCAGTCGAAATCCCCTCTAATAAAACCaacaacaccaaaacaacaTTTCCAG CTCACCCTGCTACTGCACCAGGAAGTGAACCTACCATAGT GGACTCAGATAACCTGGGACTGACAGGTAGTTATCCTGAGCTGGAGCCGACAACTCGAGGTAGTTATCCTGAGGTGGAGCCGACGACTCGAGGTAGTTATCCTGAGGTGGAGCAGACGACTCGAGGTAGTTATCCTGAGCTGGAGCAGACGACTCGAGGTAGTTATCCTGAGCTGGAGCAGACGACTCGAGGTAGTTATCCTGAGGTGGAGCCAACTCCAGTTAGCTGCTGCTTTGAATTCTTCAGCGGACGAGTACCTCTAAAAGATATAAAGGGATACAGAAAATCACCCCCCATGTGTCCTGTTGAAGCCATTGT AATATTCACAACTACCACCCTCTGTGTTGATCCAAATGCTGCATGGGTAAAGAGACTTTTGATAACCCTCGATGAAAATGGAAAAGGAGTGAATCCTGATGATT CTCATTCTACTCCTGCCCCAGGAAGTGAATCTGCAACAAT GCCAGGTCTTCTGCTCTTCTTCGTCGTCTTCTTCATCCTGTCAAGTGTGAGATCCCACAAGAACCCAATTCTTCAGCCAGCTTGCTTCTGA